The following are encoded together in the Glycine soja cultivar W05 chromosome 5, ASM419377v2, whole genome shotgun sequence genome:
- the LOC114411266 gene encoding uncharacterized protein LOC114411266 has product MGNLQQAYSHSGHLQGPMFSADLLIKSRGLIIFHSLLFSTGFKHSYSTTQLMSRKFGAQSIQIAETLETIWHAEIRQVDFEKAYDSVSWSFLDYMLDRMGFNLTWRKWIKACLQFATISILVNGSPTKEFVPTRGLRQGDPLALLLFDIVAEGLTGMMWVATAKNLYRSFMVGKQSQPVNILQYVDDTIFVWHASWDNVIVLKPMLRGFELAYGLKINIAKSQFGIFGAGANCIHEVAQFLNCRHMETPFHYLGFPIGAKSTNSLVWEPLISKYEAKLSKWNQKILSMAGKLWARILMSKYGGWSDLSNGRDKARHSQWWKDLRKLYQQPEFTLIHQQMLFLISGQQNSTISNMGSFSQGNWCWGLKWRRNLFDYEQHIVVAFMEAITDIQIQAHMQDIMVWKADPNGVYYTLQQKYNQVFLISRQQKAHIS; this is encoded by the exons ATGGGCAATCTGCAACAAGCCTATTCCCACAGTGGACATTTACAG GGCCCTATGTTTTCTGCAGATCTATTAATTAAGAGTCGAGGACTAATCATATTTCACAGCCTTCTATTTAGCACCGGCTTCAAACATAGCTACAGTACTACTCAGCTCATGAGCAGGAAATTTGGGGCACAATCAATACAGATTGCAGAGACACTTGAAACAATATGGCATGCAGAAATAAGGCAG GTGGACTTCGAGAAGGCGTATGATTCTGTTTCATGGTCTTTCCTGGATTACATGCTGGATAGGATGGGCTTCAACCTTACATGGAGAAAATGGATCAAGGCTTGTTTGCAATTTGCCACAATATCAATCCTAGTAAATGGCAGCCCTACAAAGGAATTTGTTCCCACTAGAGGTTTGAGACAAGGGGATCCTTTAGCCCTCTTGCTCTTTGATATAGTGGCTGAAGGTTTGACAGGAATGATGTGGGTAGCAACAGCCAAGAACCTGTACAGAAGTTTCATGGTAGGGAAGCAAAGTCAGCCTGTAAATATTCTGCAATATGTAGATGATACAATATTTGTGTGGCATGCTTCATGGGACAATGTCATTGTTTTGAAGCCTATGCTAAGGGGTTTTGAATTGGCATATGGATTGAAGATTAATATTGCAAAAAGCCAATTTGGGATTTTTGGAGCTGGGGCTAATTGCATTCATGAAGTAGCACAATTTCTGAACTGCAGACATATGGAGACTCCTTTCCATTATCTGGGCTTTCCCATTGGGGCAAAGTCTACCAATAGCTTGGTGTGGGAACCTCTGATCAGCAAATATGAAGCTAAGCTATCTAAATGGAATCAGAAAATTTTATCTATGGCTGGAAAG TTGTGGGCCAGGATACTAATGTCAAAATATGGAGGCTGGTCAGATCTTAGTAATGGAAGGGACAAAGCTAGGCATTCTCAATGGTGGAAGGACCTCCGAAAGCTATATCAGCAACCTGAGTTCACTCTTATTCATCAGCAGATG TTGTTCTTGATTAGTGGTCAGCAGAATAGTACCATCTCGAACATGGGAAGCTTCTCTCAAGGCAATTGGTGTTGGGGCTTAAAGTGGAGAAGGAATCTATTTGATTATGAGCAACATATAGTTGTGGCATTTATGGAAGCAATTACTGATATACAAATCCAGGCTCATATGCAAGATATTATGGTCTGGAAAGCTGATCCCAATGGTGTATATTACACTCTTCAGCAGAAATATAATCAGGTTTTCCTGATAAGTAGACAGCAAAAGGCCCACATTTCTTGA